DNA from Kitasatospora herbaricolor:
TACGGGTACAGCCCGCCCAGGCTCAGCACGCCGGCACCGAGCAGGGCGGCCGCCACCCCCACGATCCGGGCGGCCCGCCAACGGCCGGTCACGGCGATCCCGAGGGCGAGCAGCCACGGCACGGTGAGGGCCACCTGGAAGACCGCGGTCAGCACGGCGTAGCCGAGGCCGAGGTTCGGGTAGGGGTACCGGATCCGGTGGACCAGCTCGCGCAGCTCGGGCAGCAGGACGACCAGGGCGCAGCCGGCCGCGAGCGCGAGCGCGACCGGTGCCGCACCGGCCAGGACGCGACCGGCCGGGTCGGTGGGGCCGATCCGCAGCCGCAGCCGCAGGGCATGGGTGGCGAGGTCGCGGTACTCCCGGAGCACCGCACGCCGTGGCCGGCCCTCGGTGGCCTCGGCGAAGGTGCTGCAGATGTCGTCGCCGTGCGCGGAGCGGTACCGGGCGGGGTAGAGGCCGATCAGCAGACGGCCCGGCCGCGGGGCGCCGGGGCCGGTCGTGACGTCGTTCATGAGGTCGCTCCCGTCGGCCGTGGTCGCAGGGCGCCCAGCCGGCGTTCGGCCTCGGCGGCGGCGGCCCTGAGGCGCCTGGCCTCCTGCGCCAGCACGTCCTGCCCCTGGCCGGTCAGGGCGAAGGTGCGGCGCAGCCGTCCGCTGACCACCTCCTCGCTCTCGATCCGCACCAGGCCCTGCTGGAGCAGCCGGTCCAGGGCGGTGTAGAGCGTGCCGGTGCTGAGGCGGCTGTGGCCGCCCGAGATGGCCAGCACCTCTTGGATGATCGCGTAGCCGTGCCGGGGGGCGTCGGCCAGGGCGGTGAGTACGAGCCTGGTCGGCTCCTGTAATTGACGGTCGGTCATGCGAGGAGCTTAGAGCGACGATCGCCATATGTCGATGGCCGGACGGTTGGTGAGGCCGGCAGGTCGCTGCGGCCGGAGTGCGCCGGTCGCGCCGGATCCCGGGCGGTGGCCGGCGGCAGTCCCTGCTGTGCGACGCTGTCCCGCATGGGGAACGTGACGGTTCGTGGACCGGCCCTGCCCGCGCTGCTGACCTCCCTGCTCGGCCGGGGCCGGTGGCGGCATCCGGGTGAGGCCACGCTGGCCGAGGTCGTGCCGTGGTTCGAGAGCCCGCTCAGCTTCCTGCCCGGTGCGGTGGCGATGGGGCGGGAGTCCCGTTCGATGGACATGTTCGCCGACGACCCGTCCTACGACTTCTTCCGGGAGGCGCGCGGCAGCGCCCGCGCGACGCCGGTGGAACTGCCCTGGCTGGACGTGGAGCAGGCGGTCCTCATCGCGGTGAACCGCGTCCCCGGGGACGACGTCGCGCTGGCGCTGGACTACCGCACCGACCCGGCGGACCCCCGTGTCGTGGGCAGCGACTTCTGGACGGACCCGCGGCTGTGCAGTTGGCGCACGGTGTCACCCGCCTTCTCCGCCTTCGCCGTCGACCTGGGCCTCCTGGCCCCGGACGAGGCCCGCCGCTGACTGCGGATCGCACGAGCCGGGGCGGCCGCGCCAGCTCGCCCGTCCGGGCGCACCCCCGCCCCGGGCACGACCGGGTGGGGTGCCGGCCCCCGACGAAGCGCTACGCGGGGCGGGGGCTGCTGTACCAGCGCCAGCCGGTCCGGCGGGCGCGGCCGGGCAGGTCGGCCCGGCCGGTGGCCCAGAGCAGGGCGGGCCAGGGGTCGACGTCCCCGGGGACGTCGGGGAACAACCGGGCCAGGGCCCGGGCGCAGAGCTCGGGGGGCGGGGCCCAGACCAGGCCCAGGCCCGCCGCCAGGTCGTGGGTGTGCACCAGGGTCTCCACCACGCCCATCGCGGCGAAGCCCTCCGGGTCCGCGATCCCGTAGCCGTGGTAGGCGCGGACCTCGGCCGGCGCGGTGCGCACCATGGCGACCAGCAGCGCGCCGCACGCCTCCAGCACCTGCAGGGTGCCCTCGGGGCCGGCCGCCCGGTCGGCGTGCACGGCGTTCGCGGGGCCGGCGGGGCTGCGGCGTTCCCAGACGAAGGGCACCTCGCCGGTCAGTGGCGGCTGCCGGGGGCCCAGTTGGACGGCGTAGGCGAAGAGGTCGTCGGCGAGGTGCTCGGCGGTCTCCCAGCAGTCCCAGGTGAGGGACCCGGCCGGGGCGTCCCAGTCGCCGGCCGTGGGCGCCCCGCGAAGGACGCCCACGGCGAGCTGTACGGCGCGGTCCACGTCGTCCGCGGTGACGGGGGACCGGGGGGATTCGGGTGCGCTGGCACCGGAGGCGGCACTGGACATGGCCCGACCGTACCGCGCGGACGGGCCGTCAGGGGGTTCCCGGCGGGGTGGTCAGCGGCGCCGGTCCGGGGCGGCGGCGCCGGCCACCAGGTCGGCGCCGATGATCCGGGCCGCCCGGCGGACCTGTTTGCGCAGGTCGGCCACGGCCGTCGCGGTCTCCTCCGGGAAGGACCGCGCGGCTGTGGCGGGCAGCGTGTCGGGCAGGTCCCGCAGGGCCGCCCGCAGCACGCCGGCCAGCCGTTCCAGGTCCCCGAGCGCCAGCCGGCCCTCCTCCTGGTCCACGGTGGGCGGCTCGGCCGGGGCGGCCGGCTCCTCCTCCCACTGCAGCGCGGCCGCCGGCGCGTAGCCGAGTTCGGTCCGGGCCGCCGTCAGCGCCTTGGCGGTCGGCCGCCCGCCGCCGGCCATCGCCTTCTCCACCACCTCCCGTACCTGCTCGGGCCCGCGTTCGCGCAGCACCGGGACCAGCACCCGGGCCTGCGACTCGCGGAGCACGATGTTGCCAAAAGCCGGATTTGGCAACAGCGCTGCCTGGACCGGGATCATCTCCAGCAACCGGTGGGCGTAGGACCGCGACAGGTTCCAGCGCTCGGTCAGGTACTCCTCCCAGGTGGCGTGGCTGGCCCGGTAGAGCCGCCGGTCGTGGATCTCCCACAGGGCGGGGCCGGCGTCCGCCGCGAACCTGGTGTGCGCGGCCTGCTTGTCCGCCTCGAACTGGGCCTCGGCCTGCCGGATCGCGTCGACCCCCCGGTCCTGCGCGGCGGCGACCCGTTCCTCCAGTTCGGCCAGCGTGCAGCCGGCCAGCGAACCGGCCGGCCGACCCGCCGCGCCGAGGGACGCGCCCGCCCCCGGGCCCGCCTCGGGGTGCCGCCGCCCGGGCCGGTTGCCGATCATCAGGGTCTCGGGCCCGGCCAGCTTGGCGGCGCTGTCGGGACGCTGGAGCCGTGGACGCTCGTTCATGCGGCGACCTCCATGAGCTTCCTGACCTGCGCGGCCAGCTTGTCGAAGTCCTCCGCGACCTCCCGGGCGGGGGCCGTGCGGAGCGAGCGGAGCGGGGCGACCGAGTCCGCGGCGGCCTTGACCACCGCCCGCTCCCGGATGTGCGGCGCCCAGACCAGGCCGGGGAAGCACTCGTCGAGTCCGGCGATCTGGAAGTCGTGCACGCCGAGCCCGGAGCGGACCCGGGAGGGCACCACCCCGGCCACCCGCAGCCGGGGGTTGTTGAGGTCGTCGGCGTGGTCCCGGACGAAGTTCAGCACCCGCACCGCGCCCTCGATCCCGTCGAACTCGGGCTCGGCCACGATCAGCACCACATCGGCGGCGACCATCGCGAGCTGGGTCAGGTGGCCCAGCGACGGCGGACAGTCGAGCAGCGTGACCCGCCGGTCGTCGCAGCCGGCCAGGGCCCGCTTGAGCCGTTTCACCGCGCCGACCGTGCCGGCCTCGGAGATCCGGTTCTCCAGCTCGAACCTGGCCGGCAGCACCCTGATCCGCTCGCTGTACACACCGCCCCAGCCGCAGGGCACGTAGGCGTCCCGGGCGGCGCCCAGGGCGTCGCACTTGATCGCCTCGCTGATGGTCATCTGGTCGGCGGCAGGGCGCGCCGCCAGCCGCCGCGAGGCGTTCCCCTGCGGGTCCACGTCGGCGACGTCCACCAGCTCACCCGCCTCGGCCAGCGCGGCGGCCAGATTCACCACCATCGCCGACTTCCCGGACCCGCCTTTGTTCTGACATACTGCGATCCGCATCCGTGGCCTCCTCCGCTCCACTCCGGCCACCGTGAGAGGCCGTGCTCGCAGAGTAGTCATCTCATCGCCCTGTGCTACCGACGATCGCCCGTCCGGGCCGAGGTGCACCCGGACGGCGGCGTCGCCGTCCGGGCCCGGGGCCCCGGGCGGCAGCGGCGTGACGGCGCGGCCGGCGGTGGCCGGGCCGGCGGCCGTGGGCCGTACGGCGCTGCGGCCTCCGGTTCAGCGCGGCCGGCGGGTGGCGATGATGATCCCGGTGCCCACCGGGAGGTCGGTCAGCACCAGCCCGTCGTCCGCCGCCAGGGTGGCGCGGACGCCTGCTATCGCCCGGTGGTGCTCGGGCAGCTCGTAGCGCGCCGGGTCCATGTCGTCGAGCAGCAGGACGCCGCCGTCGGCCAGCGCCCGCAGGGTGAGGTCCAGGCCCGACCACTTGCCGCCCTCGGCGTCGGCGAAGATCAGGTCGAACCGGCCGAGCCCGGGCAGCAGGGCCTCGGCGTCGCCGGTGGTCAGGGTCGCCCAGGAGGGCAGGCCGGCGCTCGCGGCGAGCGCGGCGGTGTCCGGGTCCTGCTCGACGCTCAGCACGGTGGTGTCGGTGCGGCCGGCCAGGCCGTGGGTGATCCAGGCCAGCCCGACGCCGGCTCCCGTCCCGAGTTCGAGGATCCGGCCGCCCGCCGGCACGGCGGCGGCCAGCACGGCGAGCAGCTCGCCGGCGACCCGCTCGCAGGAGTACGGGAAGGAGTGCTCGGCGGCCCGCCGGACGGCGGCCTCCACGGGGGCGGGCAGGGGCGGGGTGGTCATGCGGCGGCTCCCGGGCTCACGGGGTGGACAAGACGTCGATCACGTCGGGTCGGTGAAGGATAGTCAGGGCAGCGGGCGGGTCGGCACTCCTTTTCGGGGGCGGGCGGCGGCCCGGGGATCCGCTTCCGGAGGGGGCCGGCACCCCTGCGCGCGGCCCCGGCCCGGCGGAATTCCCGTCGCCCGTCGCGGGCGTCCCGTGAAACCCTGCCGGGCATGGATCCGCAGCCCACCGCCCCGCGCGCCACCGCCCTGCAGCCCGCCGCCCCGCAGTCCGCCGACCGGGCACCGGTCGACCCGGCGCCCGTCGAGCAGGCCCGGCGCCTCGTCCGGGAGCTGTTCCCGGACGCGCTGGCGGCGGTGCTGGCCGGCTCCACCGCCCGGGGCCGGGCCACCGCCGGCAGCGACCTCGACATCGCGGTGCTGGTCCGGGACGGCGCCGGGACCCGCCGCGAGACCCTCCGCTTCGAGGGCCGGCTGGTCGAACTCTTCGTCCACACCCGGGCCGGGCTGGCGGAGCTCTTCGCGGCGGACGCCGCCACCCGGCGCGCCGTGCTCCAGGACATGTACCGGGACGGCCTGGTGCTCACCGACCCGCAGGGCGAGGCCGCCCGGGCCCGGGCGCTGGCCGAGGCGGACCTCCGGCAGGGGCCCCCGCCGCTGGCACCGGAGGCGGTCGGGACCAAGCGGTACGGGCTGACCGACGCGCTGGACGACCTGGCGGACGCCGCCGACCCGTTCGAGCGTCTGGCCGTCGCGGCCGTGGTCCTCGAAGGGGCCGCCGATCTGCTGCTGGACCACCACCGGGCGTGGACCGGCGGCGGCAAGTGGCTGCCGCGACGCCTGCTGGCGGCCGACCCGGAGCTCGGCGGCGCCCTGCTCGAAGGGCACCGGCTGCTGTGCGTCTCGGGGGAGCACGCGGCGCTCACCGCCGCGGCCTCGGAGGTCCTCGACCTCGTCGGCGGCCCGCTCCGTGAGGGGTACCGCAGGGCCTGGCGGGGCGTCATCGAGTCGGTCGCCGTGAAGGCGGGGCGCTGACGGTCGCCGGGGCGGTCCCGTCGCCGGCGGGGAGGCGACACGCCCGGGCCGCCACCCGGTTCGCCGGGCGGTGCCGGGAGCGCCCGGAGCCACCGCGCCGGCCGCCCGACGGGGGTCGGGAGCCGCCGGAACCCCTATCGCAACCCCTATGCCGACCCCTGACTTGCGGGGCCCCGGAGACACTTTCCGCAGCACAGAGTGCATGGAGGGCAACGTCACACCGATTGGCCCTGCAGCCCGGAGCCGCCGGACCTTAATCTTCCCTCATGACGGTCCCGCCCGAAGGGCTCCCTCTGGCCGCCGAGTTCCCGGACGCAACCCGCGAGCAATGGCAGCTCCTCGTCGAAGGCGTCCTGCGCAAGTCAGGCGCGCAGAACGTCGAAGGCGCACAGGCCGAGGACGCCCTCACCACCGAGCTTCAGGACGGGCTTCGCGCCCGCCCGCTGTACACCGCCGACGACACGGCGGCCGATCCCGGACATCCGGGCTTCCCGCCGTTCGTACGCGGCGGCCGGGCCCAGGGATCGGTCCTCTCCGGCTGGGACGTGCGGCAGCGCCACGCCCATCCGGACCCCCGGCGGTCGAACGAGGCGGTGCTCGCGGACCTGGAGAACGGCGTCACCAGCATCTGGCTGGCCGTCGGGGCCGGCGGTGTGCCGGTCGACTCCCTGGACGAGGTCCTGACGGGCGTCTACCTGGACCTGGCGTCCGTGGTGCTCGACCCGGGCGCCGACTTCGTCGCCGCCGCCGGGCAGTTGCTCGCCCTGTACGCCCGGCGCGAGGTGCCGCCCCAGGAGGCCCGGGGCAACCTCGGCGCCGACCCGCTGGGCCTGCTGGCCCGCACCGGCAACGACGAGGACACCGACCGCCACCTCACCGACGCGGTGGCGCTGGCCGTCGACTGCGTGCGCGACCACCCGGGCCTGCGGGCGCTGACCGTGGACGCCCTCGCCCTGCACGACGCCGGTGCCTCGGCGGCCCAGGAGCTCGGCGCCTCGCTGGCCGCCGGCGTGGCCTACCTGCGGGAGCTGACCGCGGCCGGACTGACGGTCGACCAGGCCTGCGGGCAGCTGGAGTTCCGCTACGCCGCCACCGCCGACCAGTTCCTCACCATCGCCAAGTTCCGTGCCGCGCGCAGGCTCTGGGCCCGGGTCGCCCAGGTGGCCGGCGCCGCGCCGGAAGCGGCCGCGCAGCGCCAGCACGCCGTCACCTCCGGCGTGATGATGACCGAGCGCGACCCCTGGGTGAACATGCTCCGCACCACGGTGGCCTGCCTGGCCGCCGGCGTCGGCGGCGCCGACGCGGTGAGCGTGCTCCCCTTCGACGACGCCCTCGGCCTGCCGGACGCCTTCGCCCGCCGGATCGCCCGCAACACCCAGTCGATCCTGCTGGAGGAGTCCCACCTGGCCCGGGTGATCGACCCGGCCGGCGGCTCCTGGTACGTCGAGCAGCTCACCGACGAGCTGGCCCGGGCCGCCTGGGCCTGGTTCCAGGAGATCGAGCGGGCCGGCGGCCAGCGCGCCGCCCTGACCTCCGGGCTGATCCGCGAGACCGTCGCCGCCACCTGGGCCGAGCGCTCGGTCGACCTCGCGCACCGGCGCGAACCCATCACCGGAGTCAGCGAGTTCCCCAACCTCGGCGAGCAGCCGGTGGTCCGCGAGCAGGCCGCCGACCGCGGCCCGGCGCCGGCCGGCGGCCTGCCGAAGGTCCGGCGCGCGGAGGCCTTCGAGGCGCTGCGCACCCGCTCCGACGAGCGGCTGGCCGCGGCCGGCGCGCGCCCGTCCGTCTTCCTGGCCGCGATCGGCCCGGCGGCCGTGCACACCGGCCGGTCCTCCTTCGCCGCCAACCTCTTCCAGGCCGGCGGCCTGGCCACGGTGACCGGCGAGGGCGACGGCGCGGACGCGCTGGCCGAGGCCTTCACCGCCAGCGGCGCGAGCGTGGCCTGCCTCTGCTCCGGCGACAAGCTGTACGCCGAGCACGCCGAGGCCGTCGCCTCGGCCCTGAAGGCCGCCGGCGCGCGGCGGGTGCTGCTGGCCGGCAAGCCGGGCGAGCACCGCGAGGCGTACCAAAAGGCCGGGGTGGACGGATACGTCTTCGCGGGCTGCGACGCGGTCGCCGTCCTCACCTCGGTCCTCGACGAGATCGGAGCGGCACGGTGATCCCCGACTTCACCGAGATCGGCCTGGACGACGAGCCCGGCACCCCGGGCAGCACCGGCGAGCAGTGGCGGGAGGCCTGGCAGCAGGCCACCGGCAAGGACGTCGACGACCTGGTCTGGGAGACCCCCGAGGGCATCGGCGTCAAGCCGCTGTACACCGGCGAGGACCTGGCGGGCCTGGACTTCCTGGCCACCTACCCGGGCATCGCGCCGTACCTGCGCGGGCCGTACCCCACCATGTACGTCAACCAGCCCTGGACGGTGCGCCAGTACGCCGGTTTCTCCACCGCGGAGGAGTCCAACGCGTTCTACCGCCGCAACCTGGCCGCCGGCCAGAAGGGCCTCTCGGTCGCCTTCGACCTGCCGACCCACCGCGGCTACGACAGCGACCACCCCCGGGTGACCGGCGACGTCGGCATGGCCGGTGTGGCGATCGACTCGATCTACGACATGCGCCAGCTCTTCGACGGCATCCCGCTGGACCGGATGTCGGTGTCGATGACCATGAACGGTGCCGTGCTGCCCGTCCTGGCGCTCTACATCGTGGCCGCCGAGGAGCAGGGGGTGGCGCCCGAGAAGCTCGCGGGGACCATCCAGAACGACATCCTCAAAGAGTTCATGGTCCGCAACACCTACATCTACCCGCCGCAGCCGTCCATGCGGATCATCTCCGACATCTTCGCGTACACCTCGCAGAAGATGCCGCGCTACAACTCCATCTCCATCTCCGGCTACCACATCCAGGAGGCCGGGGCCACGGCCGACCTGGAGCTGGCCTACACCCTGGCCGACGGCGTGGAGTACCTGCGCGCGGGCCTGGCGGCCGGCATGGACGTGGACGCCTTCGCGCCCCGGCTGTCCTTCTTCTGGGCCATCGGCATGAACTTCTTCATGGAGGTCGCCAAGCTCCGCGCGGCCCGCCTGCTCTGGGCCAAGCTGGTCCAGCAGTTCGAGCCGAAGAACCCCAAGTCGCTGTCGCTGCGCACCCACTCGCAGACCTCCGGCTGGTCGCTGACCGCCCAGGACGTCTTCAACAACGTGACGCGCACCTGCGTGGAGGCGATGGCCGCCACCCAGGGCCACACCCAGTCGCTGCACACCAACGCCCTCGACGAGGCGCTGGCCCTGCCGACCGACTTCTCGGCCCGGATCGCCCGCAACACCCAGCTGCTCCTGCAGCAGGAGTCCGGCACCTGCCGGGTGATCGACCCCTGGGGCGGATCCGCCTACGTCGAGAAGCTCACCAACGACCTGGCCCGCCGCGCCTGGGAGCACATCCAGGAGGTCGAGGCGGCCGGCGGCATGGCCAAGGCCATCGACGCCGGCATCCCCAAGCTGCGCGTCGAGGAGGCCGCCGCCCGCACCCAGGCCCGGATCGACTCCGGCCGCCAGCCGGTGATCGGCGTCAACAAGTACCGCGTCGCCACCGACGAGCAGATCGACGTCCTCAAGGTCGACAACTCCTCCGTGCGCACCCAGCAGGTCGAGAAGCTGCGCCGGCTGCGCGCCGAGCGTGACGAGGCGGCCTGCCAGGCCGCGCTGCGCGCGCTCACCGCCTCCGCCGAGGCCGGCCCGCAGAGCGGCGGCGGCCTGGAGGGCAACCTGCTGGCCCTCGCGGTGGACGCGGCCCGCGCCAAGGCCACCGTCGGGGAGATCTCCGACGCCCTGGAGGCGGTCTACGGCCGCCACTCCGGCCAGATCCGTACCATCTCCGGTGTGTACCGAGACGAAGCAGGCCCCTCCACGGCGGTCGAGCGCACCCGCGCGCTGGTCGAGGCCTTCGAGGAGGCCGAGGGCCGCCGTCCGCGCATCCTGGTGGCCAAGATGGGCCAGGACGGCCACGACCGCGGCCAGAAGGTGATCGCCACCGCCTTCGCCGACCTCGGCTTCGTGGTCGACGTCGGCCCGCTCTTCCAGACCCCGGAGGAGGTCGCCCGCCAGGCCGTCGAGGCCGACGTGCACATCGTCGGCGTCTCCTCGCTCGCCGCCGGCCACCTCACCCTGGTGCCCGCGCTGCGCACCGCGCTGGCCGAGGCGGGCCGCGACGACATCACCATCGTGGTCGGCGGGGTCATCCCCCCGCAGGACTTCGACGCCCTGTACGAGGCCGGCGCCGCCGCCGTCTTCCCGCCGGGCACGGTGATCCCGGACGCCGCGTACGACCTGCTGAAGTCGCTGGCCGCCGAGCTCGGCCACGAGCTGTAGGCCGCTGACGCCGATGGCCAGGGCGATCGATCTCGACAGTTACGTCCAGGGGGTGCGGGACGGCTCGCGCGCGTACATCGCGCGGGCCATCACCCTGGTGGAGTCCACCCGGCCCGACCACCGGGCGCTCGCCCAGCGCCTGCTGGTCGAGCTGCTCCCGCACAGCGGCAACGCGGTGCGGGTCGGCATCACCGGCGTCCCCGGCGTCGGCAAGTCCACCTTCATCGAGGCCCTGGGCACCATGCTCACCGGCCTCGGCCACCGGGTCGCGGTGCTCGCCGTCGACCCCTCCTCCAGCCGGACGGGCGGCTCCATCCTGGGCGACAAGACCCGGATGGAGAAGCTCGCCGTCGACCCGGCGGCCTTCGTGCGCCCCTCGCCGACCTCGGGCACTCTCGGCGGGGTGGCCCGGGCGACCCGCGAGAGCATGGTCGTGATGGAGGCCGCCGGCTACGACGTCGTGCTGGTGGAGACCGTCGGCGTCGGCCAGTCCGAGACCACCGTCGCGGGGATGGTCGACACCTTCCTGCTGCTCACCCTGGCCCGCACCGGCGACCAGCTCCAGGGCATCAAGAAGGGCGTCCTGGAGCTCGCCGACATCGTCGCCGTCAACAAGGCGGACGGCCCCCACGAGCTGGACGCCAAGGCCGCCGCCCGGGAACTGGCCGGCGCGCTGCGGCTGCTCCAGGCCCCGGACGCGGCCTGGAACCCGCCGGTCCTCACCTGCAGCGGCCGCGACGGCTCCGGGCTGGACGAGCTCTGGGAGCGGCTGCGGCAGCACCGGCAGATCCTCGACGCGACCGGCTCGCTGGAGGCCAAGCGGCGCGACCAGCAGATCGACTGGACCTGGGCGATGGTCCACGACCAGCTGCTCTCCCAGCTCCGCGAGCACCCCGAGGTCCGACGCCTCACCCCCCTGCTGGAGCAGCAGGTCCGGGACGGCCGGCTGACCGCGACGCTGGCGGCCGAGCAGCTGCTGGCGGGCTTCCGCACACCGCGCGAGGACGGCTGACCGCCGGCCCTGCGGTGCTTCCCGCCCCGGGTGGGCCCACCCGGCCGCCGGGCCCACCCGGCCGCCGGGCCCACCCGGCCGCCGGGCCCACCCGGCCGTCAGGTCACCGGGCCGTTCAGGCGGCCACGGGGACGGGTCGGCCGGCCGAGGTGGCGGGGGCGGCGGGGTCGAAGCCCTTGGCGACCAGCCGCACGGCCAGCGTCACCTCCCAGGCGAACACCGGCAGGGCCGCCAGCGACCCGGCGGTCGAGACCTGCTCGTAGACGCCGAACAGCACGGCCGTCGCCGAGGCGCAGATCAGTGGCCCGCCGACCAGCCCGAGCACCGCCACGAACCGCGGCACCAGCCGTGAGCGGTACAGCAGGCAGGCGAGCACCAGGGTGTTGGCTCCGAGCACGAAGTTGGGGCCGAGGAGGAAGGCCCGGTCGTGGACCGCCACCAGGGCCCGGGCCACCGTGCGCACCGACGCGGCGTCGGGGCCCGCGGCGCCGGAAGCGAAGTCCTGCCGGAGGGTCACCACGGACAGGACGCTCACGATGCCGACGACGATGACGGCGGCCTCCAGCAGGCGGGCGCAGGCGTAGCCGAGCGCGGCCCCCTCGTGCTGCCGCCGCAGGACGGGGTACAGCGTGACCCCGGTGCCGACGACCGCCGCCGCGAGGAGCAGCTCCAAGAGCGCCCCCAGGAACACCCGGCCGTCCGCGCCGGAGCCGGTCACGTAGTCGGCGCCCTTGAGGACGGGGCCGTACAGCACGAGGCCGCCGATCGCGGTGACCTCGGTGACAAGGAACAGGACACCCGCGACCGTCGCGGTCCGTCGGGTCGGTCTCATCCGGATACTCCCCTCGAAAGGTGTACGGCGTACACCTGGGACTCACGGTAGGCGTACGCCGTACACTCGTCAAGCCGGTGCACCGCTCCGGCAGTCGAACCGAGGGAGTCCAGCAGATGGCCCAGCAGACGGACGCGGCCCGCCGGGCCCCCCTGAGCAGGGACCGGGTGCTGCGCGCGGCGGTCGCGCTCGCCGACGCGACGGGGATCGAGGCGCTCAGCATGCGCCGGCTCGCCCAGGAGCTGGGCGTGGTCCCGATGGCGCTCTACAAGCACGTCGCCAACAAGGAGGAGCTGCTGGACGGCATGGTCGACGCGGTGGTCGGCGGGATCCATCCGCCGGACCCGGGCGCCGACTGGCGCGCCGCCGTCCGCGGGCGGGTCCTGGCGGCCCGGGAGGCGCTGCGCAGCCACCCCTGGGCCGCCCAGGTGATCCGGTCCCGGAGCGGCCCCACCCCGGCCCTGCTGGCCCACATGGACGCGGTGATCGGCCTCTTCCGGACCGGGGGCTTCTCGGTCGACCTCACCCACCACGTGATGCACGCCCTGGGCGGCCGCATCCTCGGCTTCACCCAGGAGGTCTTCGACGCCCCGCCCGGCGCGGTGCCCGGCGCCGCGCCGGACGCCGCGCCGGACGCGCGGGCCGGTGAGCAGGCGGCGGCGTTCCAGCAGCTGGCGCAGCGGTACCCGTACGTCACGGAGCTGGCCGGGGCCACCGCCCACGACGACGACTCCGTGGTCGGCCGGGGCTGCGACGACCAGTTCGAGTTCGAGTTCGCCCTGGACCTCCTGCTGGACGGCTTCGAACGGCGCCGGGAGCAGGGCTGGACCTCGGCCCCCGGTGCGCCCGGCGGGCCGGCCCGCTGACCCGGCTTCCACCCCGGAACGCAACGGCAGCAGGCCCGCGGGCGCGGGACCGGCCGTCCGGTCCTCGGCGCCCACGGGCCTGCGGCCTGCGGGATGCGCGGGGGTCAGCCCCAGAGGCTGCGCCCGGCGAGATCGGCGGTCTGCACGAACACCAGGGCCGTCAGCAGCCCGAGGACGGCCAGCACCCCGGCCGCCTGGACCGGCACCCGGCCCCTGCGTGGCGCGAACACCAGCACCGAGCCGGCCGCGAACCCCGCCAGCAGCCCGCCGAGATGGCCCTGCCAGAAGGTGAAGCCGGCCGAGGCGACCAGCCAGATGATCGCCCCCACCAGCTGCCGGCCGCCGCCGAGGGGGTCGTGGTGCATCTTCCTGGTCATCAGGAAGTACGTGCCGACCAGTCCGAAGATCGCGCCGGACGCGCCGACCGCCGCCTCGTCCGGG
Protein-coding regions in this window:
- the meaB gene encoding methylmalonyl Co-A mutase-associated GTPase MeaB, with protein sequence MARAIDLDSYVQGVRDGSRAYIARAITLVESTRPDHRALAQRLLVELLPHSGNAVRVGITGVPGVGKSTFIEALGTMLTGLGHRVAVLAVDPSSSRTGGSILGDKTRMEKLAVDPAAFVRPSPTSGTLGGVARATRESMVVMEAAGYDVVLVETVGVGQSETTVAGMVDTFLLLTLARTGDQLQGIKKGVLELADIVAVNKADGPHELDAKAAARELAGALRLLQAPDAAWNPPVLTCSGRDGSGLDELWERLRQHRQILDATGSLEAKRRDQQIDWTWAMVHDQLLSQLREHPEVRRLTPLLEQQVRDGRLTATLAAEQLLAGFRTPREDG
- a CDS encoding DUF4386 domain-containing protein — translated: MRPTRRTATVAGVLFLVTEVTAIGGLVLYGPVLKGADYVTGSGADGRVFLGALLELLLAAAVVGTGVTLYPVLRRQHEGAALGYACARLLEAAVIVVGIVSVLSVVTLRQDFASGAAGPDAASVRTVARALVAVHDRAFLLGPNFVLGANTLVLACLLYRSRLVPRFVAVLGLVGGPLICASATAVLFGVYEQVSTAGSLAALPVFAWEVTLAVRLVAKGFDPAAPATSAGRPVPVAA
- a CDS encoding TetR/AcrR family transcriptional regulator, with amino-acid sequence MAQQTDAARRAPLSRDRVLRAAVALADATGIEALSMRRLAQELGVVPMALYKHVANKEELLDGMVDAVVGGIHPPDPGADWRAAVRGRVLAAREALRSHPWAAQVIRSRSGPTPALLAHMDAVIGLFRTGGFSVDLTHHVMHALGGRILGFTQEVFDAPPGAVPGAAPDAAPDARAGEQAAAFQQLAQRYPYVTELAGATAHDDDSVVGRGCDDQFEFEFALDLLLDGFERRREQGWTSAPGAPGGPAR